In one window of Archocentrus centrarchus isolate MPI-CPG fArcCen1 chromosome 11, fArcCen1, whole genome shotgun sequence DNA:
- the hoxa4a gene encoding LOW QUALITY PROTEIN: homeobox protein Hox-A4a (The sequence of the model RefSeq protein was modified relative to this genomic sequence to represent the inferred CDS: inserted 1 base in 1 codon; deleted 1 base in 1 codon), whose translation MTMSSYLINSNYIEPSFPPCDEYQQSGYIPNPGDYYERPKDTGFPHHEEPSYPRSNYTESGYDYGNVPATGLDDFSDGHHAQPQPVPQSHGPRLTAAPDGGANASKDCSLATEVYPGVAKGKEPVVYPWMKKVHVSNVSASYNGGVPKRSRTAYTXQQALELEKEFHFNRYLTRRRRVEIAHTMCLSERQVKIWFQNRRMKWKKEHKLPNTKIRSSSSASASVSGAQQQQQQIKTGQQLVPTPCTAGL comes from the exons ATGACCATGAGTTCCTACTTGATAAACTCCAACTATATCGAGCCTTCCTTTCCTCCATGCGACGAATATCAGCAGAGCGGATACATCCCCAACCCTGGTGATTACTACGAGCGGCCAAAAGATACGGGCTTCCCCCATCACGAAGAGCCATCCTATCCGAGGTCAAACTACACAGAATCGGGATATGATTACGGTAACGTCCCCGCCACCGGACTCGACGATTTCAGCGATGGGCACCACGCACAA CCGCAACCAGTTCCACAGAGCCACGGACCTCGCCTCACCGCGGCCCCAGACGGTGGCGCAAATGCCAGCAAAGACTGCAGCCTCGCCACTGAAGTATATCCCGGCGTAGCGAAGGGCAAGGAGCCGGTGGTCTATCCTTGGATGAAAAAGGTCCACGTTAGCAACG TCAGTGCCAGTTACAATGGAGGAGTGCCCAAGAGGTCCCGCACTGCCTACA CGCAGCAGGCTTTGGAGCTGGAGAAGGAGTTCCACTTCAACCGGTACCTGACCCGGCGCAGGCGGGTGGAGATTGCTCACACCATGTGCCTGTCCGAGCGCCAGGTCAAGATCTGGTTTCAGAACCGGAGGATGAAGTGGAAAAAGGAGCACAAGCTTCCCAACACCAAGATTCGCTCCTCAAGCTCGGCCTCAGCCTCAGTTTCGGGggcccaacagcagcagcagcagatcaaaACAGGCCAGCAGCTTGTTCCCACGCCGTGCACCGCAGGTCTATAG